One part of the Glycine soja cultivar W05 chromosome 11, ASM419377v2, whole genome shotgun sequence genome encodes these proteins:
- the LOC114373138 gene encoding uncharacterized protein LOC114373138, with protein sequence MSKRVRSPRLELRLNLSPPRAAATSIISSSELSPTESSMSSPVSVQSLESSCVSSEAEETRAMLLVGCPRCLMYVMLSEVDPKCPKCKSTVLLDFLNNEENNNTKKSSSE encoded by the coding sequence ATGAGCAAAAGAGTAAGGAGTCCAAGGTTGGAGCTTAGGCTGAACTTGTCCCCACCAAGGGCAGCAGCAACCTCAATTATATCTTCTTCGGAGCTGTCGCCCACAGAGTCATCGATGTCGTCGCCGGTGTCGGTTCAATCGTTGGAGAGCTCGTGTGTATCCTCCGAGGCTGAAGAGACAAGGGCAATGCTTCTCGTGGGCTGTCCTCGGTGCCTCATGTATGTTATGTTGTCGGAGGTTGATCCCAAATGCCCCAAGTGCAAGAGTACTGTGTTGCTTGACTTCCTCAACAACGAGGAAAACAACAATACCAAGAAGAGTAGCAGCGAGTGA